Proteins encoded together in one Caldivirga sp. window:
- a CDS encoding Rieske 2Fe-2S domain-containing protein, which translates to MGMRVNILVKVFERRNSIIAWVNNKPILIVKYGDKFYGMDAVCAHMGCALLTDVNGYVATCPAHLAKYDVRTGELIEKPMVRPEAPCEYMQVKVPLKTYKINVTPEGFLEIEE; encoded by the coding sequence ATGGGGATGAGGGTAAACATACTTGTTAAGGTGTTTGAAAGAAGGAACTCAATAATAGCCTGGGTTAATAATAAACCAATCCTAATAGTTAAGTACGGTGATAAATTCTACGGTATGGACGCGGTGTGCGCTCACATGGGTTGTGCCCTACTCACTGATGTTAATGGTTATGTAGCTACATGCCCAGCTCACTTAGCTAAATATGATGTTAGGACCGGTGAATTAATAGAGAAACCTATGGTTAGGCCTGAGGCTCCCTGCGAGTACATGCAGGTTAAGGTACCCTTAAAGACGTATAAGATTAACGTTACGCCTGAGGGTTTCCTTGAGATTGAGGAATAG